A genome region from Hymenobacter tibetensis includes the following:
- a CDS encoding anthranilate synthase component II: MKILVLDNYDSFTYNLVQVLRELGHTENVTVIRNDKLSVDDVEDYDAVLLSPGPGLPSEAGLMPEIIRRYAPTKRILGVCLGHQGLAESFGGELYNMPDVLHGIATQAEVTAEDRIFDGLPTQFRVGRYHSWSVRPESVPAELEVTALDANGQVLAFRHREYDVRGVQFHPESILTEHGHQMMRNWLQ, encoded by the coding sequence ATGAAAATCCTCGTCCTCGATAACTACGACTCCTTCACCTACAACCTCGTGCAGGTGCTGCGGGAACTCGGTCACACCGAAAATGTCACGGTAATCCGCAACGACAAACTCTCCGTAGACGACGTGGAGGATTACGACGCCGTGCTGCTCTCGCCCGGTCCTGGGTTGCCTTCGGAGGCCGGCCTCATGCCCGAAATCATCCGGCGCTACGCACCCACCAAGCGCATTCTGGGGGTGTGCCTTGGCCACCAGGGGCTGGCAGAAAGCTTCGGCGGCGAGCTATATAATATGCCCGATGTGCTGCACGGCATTGCCACGCAAGCTGAGGTTACCGCCGAAGACCGAATATTCGACGGCCTGCCCACCCAGTTCCGTGTGGGCCGCTACCACTCCTGGAGCGTGCGCCCCGAGTCGGTGCCCGCCGAACTGGAAGTAACCGCTCTTGACGCCAACGGCCAGGTGCTGGCTTTCCGGCACCGCGAGTATGATGTGCGCGGTGTCCAGTTTCACCCCGAATCCATTCTGACGGAGCACGGCCACCAGATGATGCGCAACTGGCTGCAATAG
- the trpD gene encoding anthranilate phosphoribosyltransferase, with protein MKHLLNILFDQQLLSHAEARQAMLHIGQGEANPAEMAAFMAVYRMRPISVPELAGFREALLSLSRDPELGTHDTVDIVGTGGDGKDTLNISTLACFVVAGAGYKVTKHGNIGVSSVCGSSDVLAQLGVDFAVSNDVLKRQVEQANICFLHAPSFHPAMRHAGPVRRELGVRTFFNILGPLVNPARPRFQVAGTFSLELLRLYHYLLQQTDSCYTVVHALDGYDELSLTSSAKLATTDGEQVVSAADFGLTATTPAELAGGRNAAESAQLFLNVLEGHATRAQRDVVTANAALAIRCLEPTFSFTDALAAAQESLDSGRARTALRKLLAATHSNVMAV; from the coding sequence ATGAAACACCTTCTCAACATCCTTTTCGACCAGCAGTTATTGTCGCACGCCGAGGCGCGGCAGGCCATGCTGCACATCGGACAGGGCGAGGCGAACCCGGCAGAAATGGCGGCCTTCATGGCTGTGTACCGGATGCGGCCCATCTCAGTACCCGAACTGGCTGGCTTCCGTGAAGCGCTGCTGAGCCTCAGCCGCGACCCGGAGTTAGGTACCCACGACACCGTAGATATAGTAGGCACCGGCGGCGACGGCAAAGACACGCTCAACATCAGCACGTTGGCTTGCTTTGTGGTGGCAGGCGCGGGCTACAAAGTCACCAAGCACGGCAACATTGGCGTCTCGTCGGTGTGCGGCTCGTCGGATGTGCTGGCGCAGTTAGGGGTTGATTTTGCGGTCAGCAACGATGTGCTGAAGCGCCAAGTGGAGCAAGCCAATATCTGCTTCCTGCACGCGCCCTCGTTTCATCCGGCCATGCGCCACGCCGGTCCCGTACGGCGGGAGCTAGGCGTCCGGACGTTCTTTAATATTCTAGGCCCACTCGTGAATCCGGCCCGGCCGCGGTTCCAAGTAGCTGGCACCTTCAGCTTGGAGCTGTTGCGCCTCTACCACTATTTGCTTCAGCAAACCGACTCCTGCTACACCGTCGTGCACGCCCTTGATGGGTATGATGAACTGTCGTTGACGAGCTCGGCCAAGCTGGCCACCACCGACGGCGAGCAGGTGGTATCGGCGGCCGACTTCGGCTTAACGGCCACCACGCCTGCCGAACTAGCGGGCGGGCGCAACGCGGCCGAGTCGGCGCAGCTGTTTTTGAACGTGCTGGAAGGCCACGCCACCCGCGCGCAGCGCGACGTGGTAACGGCCAACGCCGCGTTGGCCATCCGCTGCTTAGAGCCAACCTTTAGTTTCACGGACGCCCTGGCTGCCGCGCAGGAATCGTTGGATTCCGGCCGGGCCCGGACGGCGCTGCGGAAGCTATTAGCCGCCACGCACAGCAATGTAATGGCGGTGTAG
- the trpC gene encoding indole-3-glycerol phosphate synthase TrpC, protein MPTILDKIITYKRQEVQDRQALVPVKLLEKSLYMDSQPLSLRHYLLRDDLSGIIAEFKRKSPSKGVINAHAPVERTTLGYMQAGASALSVLTDTEFFGGKNEDLTTARRYNFCPILRKDFVVDEYQILEAKSIGADAVLLIAAVLTGEEVLRLGRFAKSLGLEVLLEIHNAEELDKTLHPDAVSVVGVNNRNLHDFSVSLDTSGDLAQRIPNDYVKVTESGLSSAADIEALRAVGYRGFLIGETFMRHSRPEKACAALVQQLRATEAVTLL, encoded by the coding sequence ATGCCCACTATCCTCGATAAAATCATCACCTACAAGCGCCAGGAAGTACAAGACCGGCAGGCGCTGGTGCCCGTGAAACTGTTGGAAAAGAGCCTGTATATGGACTCGCAGCCGCTCAGCTTGCGCCATTACCTGCTCCGCGACGATTTGAGCGGCATCATTGCCGAGTTCAAGCGTAAGTCGCCGAGCAAGGGCGTTATCAATGCGCACGCACCGGTGGAGCGGACCACGCTAGGCTACATGCAGGCCGGGGCCTCGGCGCTGTCGGTGCTGACCGATACCGAGTTTTTCGGCGGCAAAAACGAGGACCTGACTACGGCTCGGCGCTACAACTTCTGCCCAATTCTGCGCAAAGATTTTGTGGTTGATGAATACCAGATTCTGGAAGCCAAAAGCATTGGCGCCGATGCCGTGCTGCTCATTGCAGCTGTGCTAACGGGGGAGGAAGTGCTGCGCCTGGGCCGCTTCGCCAAAAGCCTTGGCTTGGAAGTGCTGCTTGAAATCCACAACGCCGAAGAGCTCGACAAAACACTGCACCCCGATGCCGTGAGCGTGGTTGGCGTCAACAACCGTAACCTCCACGACTTCTCCGTGAGCCTCGACACTTCTGGCGACCTAGCCCAGCGCATCCCCAACGACTACGTGAAGGTGACCGAAAGCGGCCTCAGCTCCGCTGCCGACATTGAAGCGTTGCGCGCCGTCGGCTACCGCGGCTTTCTGATCGGTGAAACCTTCATGCGCCACAGCCGCCCCGAAAAAGCCTGCGCCGCACTGGTACAGCAGCTTCGCGCTACCGAAGCCGTGACTCTACTTTAA
- a CDS encoding phosphoribosylanthranilate isomerase — MTSTIPYLKVCGMRQPENLAAVAALRPDFLGFIFYPKSSRYVGTQLSQKELAALPAGIRKVGVFVDENTEAVLARVAELGLDLVQLHGHETPAQCATIQAAGVPVIKAFSVGEEFDFEQLKPYVGSADYFLFDTKGAQPGGNGTAFDWNLLSSYNLPVPYFLAGGLSIEQADTLRNLQLPGLFALDLNSRFETEPGVKDAELLRQLFIELRS, encoded by the coding sequence ATGACGTCCACGATTCCCTACTTGAAAGTATGCGGCATGCGGCAGCCAGAAAATCTGGCGGCGGTTGCCGCGCTACGGCCGGACTTTTTGGGTTTCATCTTCTACCCAAAGTCCAGTCGGTACGTGGGCACACAGTTGAGCCAAAAGGAACTAGCGGCGCTGCCCGCCGGAATCCGCAAGGTGGGGGTGTTCGTGGATGAAAACACGGAGGCTGTATTGGCGCGGGTGGCGGAACTGGGGCTGGACTTGGTGCAGTTGCACGGCCACGAAACACCCGCGCAGTGCGCCACCATCCAAGCGGCTGGCGTACCCGTCATCAAGGCGTTTTCGGTGGGAGAGGAGTTCGACTTCGAGCAACTGAAGCCTTATGTAGGTTCCGCCGACTACTTTCTCTTTGATACAAAAGGCGCGCAACCCGGTGGCAATGGTACAGCCTTCGACTGGAATCTACTGAGCAGCTACAACCTGCCAGTGCCCTATTTTTTGGCTGGCGGCCTCAGCATAGAGCAGGCAGATACTCTGCGGAACTTGCAGCTGCCCGGCTTGTTTGCACTGGACCTGAATAGCCGTTTTGAAACCGAGCCCGGTGTAAAAGACGCTGAACTGCTGCGGCAACTATTTATCGAACTACGATCCTGA